One Neisseria sicca genomic region harbors:
- the lon gene encoding endopeptidase La — protein MPTKEKHFEEYSALATLPLRDVVVYPHMVLPLFVGRPKSIAALEAAMANDDPVFLLAQIDPNTEDPTASDLHRTGTVAQVLQVLKLPDGTVKVLVEGIRRGRVLTIEESGGLFLSHVEAVDEYADADNPDIEAIRRTLLTQFDQYAKLNKKIPAEIINTINGIDDNSRLVDTIAAHLQLKLEQRQQILETFGIIGRMEFLLAQLESELDIMQVEKRIRGRVKRQMEKSQREYYLNEQVKAIQKELGEEDERGELDALEAKIKEAGMTKEAEEKCLSELKKLKMMPPMSAESTVVRNYIDTLLELPWKKKSRVSKDIAKADLVLNADHYGLEKVKERILEYLAVQKRMDKLKGPILCLVGPPGVGKTSLGESIAKATGRQYVRMALGGVRDESEIRGHRRTYIGSMPGKILQNMAKAGVKNPLFLLDEIDKLGSDFRGDPASALLEVLDPEQNNKFADHYAEVDYDLSDVMFIATSNSLNIPTPLLDRMEIIRLSGYTEDEKINIAMQYLVPKQMKRNGVKEGELVVEESAVRDIIRYYTREAGVRSLDREIAKICRKVVMQITLNEDKKRSSETKKTSKAKPKAVKVNEKNLHDYLGVRRFDYGVAESENRIGQVTGLAWTEVGGELLTVEAVALPGKGVIQCTGQLGDVMKESVSAAWSVVRSRAESVGLAPDFYEKKDIHVHVPEGATPKDGPSAGIAMTLAMVSAFTKIPVRADVAMTGEITLRGEVLPIGGLKEKLLAALRGGIKHVLIPKDNVKDLEEIPENVKTGLTIHPVKWIDEVLALGLESQPTPWVAPLSTEEAQVEAAKPKSRAKATKH, from the coding sequence ATGCCGACAAAAGAAAAACATTTTGAGGAATACAGCGCACTGGCAACCCTGCCTTTACGCGATGTGGTCGTTTATCCGCACATGGTGTTGCCGCTGTTTGTAGGCCGCCCGAAATCCATTGCGGCATTGGAAGCGGCAATGGCGAATGACGATCCGGTGTTTTTGCTGGCGCAAATCGACCCGAACACCGAAGATCCGACTGCGTCCGATTTGCACCGTACGGGTACGGTCGCGCAGGTTTTGCAGGTGTTGAAGCTGCCTGACGGCACGGTAAAAGTGTTGGTCGAAGGTATCCGGCGCGGCAGGGTGTTGACCATTGAAGAGAGCGGCGGACTGTTCCTGTCACATGTCGAAGCTGTCGATGAGTATGCGGATGCGGACAATCCCGATATTGAAGCCATTCGCCGCACGCTGCTTACCCAGTTTGACCAATACGCCAAGTTAAATAAAAAAATCCCTGCAGAAATCATCAATACCATCAACGGCATCGATGATAACAGCCGTTTGGTGGACACGATTGCGGCGCATTTGCAGTTGAAACTGGAGCAGCGCCAACAGATTTTGGAAACCTTCGGCATTATTGGCCGTATGGAGTTTCTGCTTGCCCAGTTGGAATCCGAACTGGACATCATGCAGGTCGAAAAACGCATCCGCGGCCGTGTCAAACGCCAGATGGAAAAATCCCAGCGCGAGTATTATCTGAACGAGCAAGTGAAAGCGATTCAGAAAGAATTGGGCGAAGAAGACGAACGCGGCGAACTGGATGCGTTGGAAGCAAAAATCAAAGAAGCGGGCATGACCAAAGAAGCCGAAGAGAAATGCCTGTCCGAACTGAAAAAGCTCAAAATGATGCCGCCTATGTCTGCGGAATCCACCGTGGTACGCAACTACATCGATACTTTGCTTGAGCTGCCGTGGAAGAAAAAATCCCGTGTCAGCAAAGATATTGCCAAAGCCGATTTGGTGTTGAACGCCGACCACTATGGTTTGGAAAAAGTCAAAGAGCGGATTTTGGAATACCTTGCCGTTCAAAAACGTATGGACAAACTCAAAGGTCCGATTCTGTGTTTGGTCGGTCCTCCGGGGGTGGGTAAAACCTCTTTGGGCGAATCCATTGCCAAAGCAACAGGCCGCCAATACGTCCGTATGGCTTTGGGCGGCGTGCGTGACGAAAGCGAAATCCGCGGCCACCGCCGCACCTATATCGGCTCTATGCCCGGCAAAATCCTGCAAAACATGGCTAAGGCAGGCGTGAAGAATCCGCTGTTCCTGCTCGACGAAATCGACAAATTGGGCAGCGACTTCCGAGGCGATCCCGCCAGCGCGTTGCTTGAGGTGCTTGATCCTGAGCAAAACAACAAGTTTGCCGATCATTATGCGGAAGTGGATTACGATTTGAGTGATGTGATGTTTATCGCCACATCTAATAGTTTGAACATTCCGACCCCGTTGCTCGACCGCATGGAAATCATCCGTTTGTCCGGCTATACCGAAGACGAGAAAATCAATATCGCCATGCAGTATCTCGTGCCGAAGCAAATGAAACGCAACGGCGTGAAAGAAGGCGAATTGGTGGTCGAAGAAAGCGCGGTACGCGATATCATCCGTTATTACACCCGTGAAGCCGGTGTACGTTCGCTTGATCGCGAGATTGCCAAAATCTGCCGTAAGGTGGTGATGCAGATTACCTTGAACGAAGATAAGAAGAGGTCGTCTGAAACCAAGAAAACCAGCAAAGCCAAGCCTAAGGCGGTTAAAGTCAATGAGAAAAACCTGCATGACTACTTGGGCGTGCGCCGCTTCGATTACGGCGTTGCCGAAAGTGAAAACCGTATCGGACAGGTTACCGGTTTGGCGTGGACGGAAGTCGGCGGCGAATTGCTGACTGTCGAGGCCGTAGCATTGCCGGGCAAGGGCGTGATTCAGTGTACCGGCCAGTTGGGCGACGTGATGAAGGAATCCGTGTCCGCGGCATGGTCCGTTGTCCGTTCCCGTGCAGAATCAGTGGGTTTGGCTCCTGATTTTTACGAGAAAAAAGACATCCATGTTCACGTTCCCGAAGGTGCAACGCCGAAAGACGGCCCGAGCGCAGGTATCGCCATGACCTTGGCGATGGTGTCTGCCTTCACCAAAATTCCGGTGCGCGCCGATGTGGCGATGACGGGCGAAATCACCTTGCGCGGCGAAGTTTTGCCAATCGGCGGTTTGAAGGAAAAACTGTTGGCTGCCTTGCGCGGCGGCATCAAACACGTCCTGATTCCGAAAGACAACGTCAAAGACTTGGAAGAAATTCCTGAAAACGTGAAAACCGGCCTGACCATCCATCCGGTCAAATGGATAGACGAAGTCCTCGCTTTGGGCCTGGAAAGTCAGCCGACACCTTGGGTTGCGCCTTTAAGTACCGAAGAGGCGCAGGTTGAAGCCGCCAAGCCTAAGTCAAGGGCGAAAGCGACCAAACACTGA
- a CDS encoding HU family DNA-binding protein yields the protein MNKSELIEAIAQEAGISKAAAQKALDATTNAVTNALKKGDTVTLVGFGTFYVGERAERQGRNPKTGEPLTIAAAKTPKFRAGKALKDAL from the coding sequence GTGAATAAGTCTGAATTGATCGAAGCAATTGCTCAAGAAGCCGGCATTTCTAAAGCTGCCGCCCAAAAAGCTCTGGATGCCACTACCAATGCTGTAACCAACGCTCTGAAAAAAGGCGACACCGTAACTCTGGTCGGTTTCGGTACTTTCTACGTTGGCGAACGCGCAGAACGTCAAGGCCGCAACCCTAAAACCGGCGAGCCTCTGACCATCGCTGCTGCTAAAACTCCTAAATTCCGTGCCGGTAAAGCATTGAAAGATGCCCTGTAA
- a CDS encoding inorganic diphosphatase has protein sequence MADFNKILTPGDVDGGIINVVNEIPAGSNHKIEWNRKLAAFQLDRVEPAIFSKPTNYGFIPQTLDEDGDELDVLLVTEQPLATGIFLEARVIGVMKFIDDGEVDDKIVCVPADDRNNGNAYKTLSDLPQQLIKQIEFHFNHYKDLKKAGTTKVESWGDVEEAKQVIKESIERWNKQA, from the coding sequence ATGGCAGATTTTAATAAAATCTTGACGCCGGGCGATGTCGATGGCGGCATTATTAATGTTGTGAACGAAATTCCTGCAGGCAGCAATCATAAAATCGAATGGAACCGAAAATTAGCGGCTTTCCAACTCGACCGTGTTGAACCTGCAATTTTTTCCAAACCTACAAACTACGGTTTTATCCCTCAGACTTTAGACGAAGATGGCGATGAATTGGATGTTTTGCTGGTGACAGAGCAGCCATTGGCAACCGGCATTTTTCTGGAAGCGCGCGTCATCGGCGTGATGAAATTTATTGATGACGGCGAGGTTGACGATAAAATCGTTTGCGTTCCTGCCGATGACCGCAACAATGGCAATGCGTACAAAACATTGTCTGATTTGCCGCAACAATTAATCAAGCAAATCGAATTCCATTTCAACCACTACAAAGACTTGAAAAAAGCAGGTACGACCAAAGTCGAATCCTGGGGTGATGTTGAAGAAGCGAAACAAGTCATTAAAGAATCGATTGAGCGTTGGAATAAACAAGCTTAA
- the thrB gene encoding homoserine kinase, whose translation MSVYTSVSDEEMRAFLTQYDLGGFVSLQGIAQGITNSNYFLTTTTGRYVLTVFEVLKQEELPFFLELSRHLSSNGVACPAPIVRKDGKLDSVLVGKPACLVTCLNGSDTGWATEMQCFNTGAMLAKMHIAGQSFPQKMANPRYDRWWHDACSQLLPVLSEDDAALLQKEIADLDGNLGNHLPSGIIHADLFKDNVLLDGEKVAGFIDFYYACNGNFMYDLAIAVNDWARTAENKLDSSLQDAFIRGYESIRPLSDEEREYFPIAQRAGCIRFWVSRLLDFHFPQTGEMTFIKDPNAFRDLLLSLN comes from the coding sequence ATGTCTGTCTATACAAGTGTTTCTGATGAAGAAATGCGGGCGTTTTTGACCCAATACGATTTGGGCGGTTTTGTATCGTTGCAGGGAATTGCGCAGGGGATTACAAACAGCAATTATTTTTTGACCACCACGACGGGGCGTTACGTTTTAACGGTATTCGAGGTATTGAAGCAAGAGGAATTGCCGTTTTTTCTGGAATTGAGCCGGCATCTGAGTAGCAATGGCGTAGCTTGTCCTGCTCCGATTGTACGCAAGGATGGTAAGCTGGATTCTGTCTTGGTGGGCAAACCTGCCTGTCTAGTTACTTGCCTGAATGGCTCGGATACCGGCTGGGCAACGGAAATGCAATGTTTCAATACAGGGGCCATGTTGGCAAAAATGCATATTGCCGGACAGAGTTTCCCGCAAAAAATGGCTAATCCGCGTTACGACCGTTGGTGGCATGATGCTTGCAGTCAGCTTTTGCCGGTATTGAGCGAAGATGACGCGGCTTTACTGCAAAAGGAGATTGCTGATTTAGATGGTAATCTGGGTAATCATCTGCCTTCAGGCATTATCCATGCCGATTTGTTTAAGGATAATGTTTTATTGGATGGGGAGAAGGTGGCGGGCTTTATCGATTTTTACTATGCCTGCAACGGAAATTTTATGTATGACCTGGCTATTGCTGTCAATGACTGGGCAAGAACAGCGGAGAACAAGCTGGATAGTTCCTTGCAAGATGCTTTTATCAGGGGGTACGAAAGCATCAGGCCATTGTCAGATGAAGAACGCGAATATTTCCCGATTGCACAAAGAGCGGGTTGTATCCGGTTTTGGGTGTCGCGTCTTTTAGACTTTCACTTTCCGCAAACCGGTGAAATGACGTTTATTAAAGATCCCAATGCTTTTAGAGATTTGTTGCTGAGTTTGAATTGA
- a CDS encoding RNA methyltransferase has product MTSAKPELPDYLGNIRIILTRTSHPANIGSAARAMKTMGLHKLTIVAPNLMSTPMTGQPPVFNPENPQDFQLPEESFILASGAADVLHNAVIAATLDEALADTTLACALTSRRREITAPLQTPRELVPELLQAAQRGEKVALVFGNETFGLSIEEVQACNRLMTINGNPDYFSLNLAQAVQVVCYEIFSQTDMPMTHLQQEDHAATHEQIKGMVAHMESVMDDIGFFNRRNSERLMRRMQSLFGRANTQTEDIDILRGFFNTVSHRLKKKD; this is encoded by the coding sequence ATGACTTCAGCCAAGCCCGAATTGCCCGACTATCTCGGCAACATCCGCATCATCCTCACCCGCACCAGCCATCCTGCCAATATCGGCTCTGCCGCCCGCGCCATGAAAACCATGGGGCTGCACAAACTCACCATCGTCGCCCCGAATTTGATGTCCACGCCGATGACCGGGCAGCCGCCCGTTTTCAACCCCGAAAACCCGCAAGATTTCCAACTGCCGGAGGAAAGTTTCATCCTTGCTTCCGGCGCGGCAGACGTCTTGCACAACGCCGTGATTGCTGCCACGCTCGACGAAGCCCTCGCAGACACCACACTTGCCTGCGCCCTTACCAGCCGCCGCCGCGAAATCACCGCGCCGCTGCAAACCCCGCGCGAACTGGTTCCCGAATTATTGCAGGCGGCACAACGCGGCGAAAAGGTTGCCCTCGTCTTCGGCAACGAAACCTTCGGCTTGAGCATCGAAGAAGTGCAGGCATGCAACCGTCTGATGACCATCAACGGCAACCCCGACTATTTCTCGCTCAACCTCGCCCAAGCCGTTCAGGTCGTGTGTTACGAAATCTTCAGCCAGACCGATATGCCCATGACCCACCTGCAACAGGAAGACCACGCCGCCACCCACGAGCAAATCAAAGGCATGGTCGCCCACATGGAAAGCGTCATGGACGATATCGGCTTCTTCAACCGCCGCAACAGCGAACGCCTGATGCGCCGTATGCAAAGCCTGTTCGGCCGCGCTAACACGCAAACCGAAGACATCGACATCCTGCGCGGCTTTTTCAATACCGTCAGCCATCGCTTGAAGAAGAAAGACTGA
- a CDS encoding inositol monophosphatase family protein, which produces MNPFLNTAFKAARKAGQMMIRASGNLDAVKVDSKAFNDFVSDVDRNSEMILVEALKEAYPHHKITCEEGGSHGKASAEYEWIIDPLDGTTNFLHGHPQYAISMALLHKGVLQEALVYAPERNDVYMASRGKGALLNDRRIRVSSRIELNRCLIGTGFPVVDQSMMDKYLAILKDFLAKTAGGRREGAASLDLCAVAAGRLDGFFEFNLKPWDIAAGALIVQEAGGIVTDMSGNEGWLESGDIVAANPKVLAQMLQIISVHL; this is translated from the coding sequence ATGAATCCGTTTTTAAATACCGCTTTCAAAGCCGCCCGTAAAGCCGGGCAGATGATGATCCGCGCAAGCGGCAATCTGGATGCCGTCAAAGTTGACAGCAAGGCATTCAACGATTTTGTTTCCGACGTTGACCGTAATTCCGAGATGATTTTGGTGGAAGCGCTTAAAGAAGCCTATCCGCATCACAAAATCACTTGCGAAGAAGGCGGTTCTCACGGCAAAGCCTCTGCGGAATACGAATGGATTATCGATCCGCTCGACGGCACGACCAACTTCTTACACGGCCATCCCCAATACGCGATTTCTATGGCGCTGCTGCACAAAGGCGTGTTGCAGGAAGCTTTGGTGTACGCACCTGAACGCAACGATGTTTACATGGCTTCGCGCGGCAAGGGCGCGTTGCTCAACGACCGCCGTATCCGCGTTTCTTCACGCATTGAGTTGAACCGCTGCTTGATCGGTACAGGCTTCCCTGTCGTTGATCAAAGCATGATGGACAAGTATCTGGCTATTTTGAAAGACTTTTTGGCAAAAACGGCCGGAGGTCGCAGAGAAGGCGCGGCTTCGTTGGATTTGTGCGCCGTGGCGGCCGGCCGTTTGGACGGTTTCTTCGAGTTCAACCTCAAACCTTGGGATATTGCCGCAGGCGCGCTGATTGTGCAGGAGGCGGGCGGTATCGTTACCGATATGTCCGGCAATGAAGGCTGGCTGGAAAGCGGCGATATTGTGGCAGCCAATCCGAAAGTGCTGGCGCAAATGTTGCAAATCATTAGCGTCCATCTGTAA
- a CDS encoding TolC family protein, whose translation MTNRIVVNNMKKKTFLNRPKTSVFRTGQIAAAVCAAVCAATAQAYPLQAILRDAMVSDPIVKEAKATEDSAKSTTKATRARHYPVLTLTGTKVLAQKNKYSSNDMNDGVGIRGTLNVYSWGAINAAVRRDKNREQYYHHRYFENQERLGSDIGKLYLTALRAKEILRINRQSLVRHNNLLKDLNIIVKYDSGRRSELIEARARLLQVESSIAQQQRTMELALSRLSRYTGRQLTAEDLEDPFANDSAESLVRRFKTADNNTNPSYRAQVAERDSVKADLDVSKAERLPAVNLEGNANRDNRQLYLNVAWNVLDVAARHNVQKNADALIAAESKSEQIMRDITEKTQTAEIDMRESERRADIAAQHIAAQKDVVKTYELQFKIARRTLTDVLGAYNELSSIEQENISARNDFRDAALDYLAAQAQMANWAGLKQ comes from the coding sequence ATGACGAACCGTATTGTTGTGAATAATATGAAGAAAAAAACTTTTTTGAATCGTCCCAAGACATCCGTTTTCCGCACCGGGCAAATTGCTGCCGCAGTGTGCGCGGCAGTATGCGCGGCAACGGCGCAAGCCTACCCTTTGCAGGCTATTTTAAGGGATGCCATGGTGTCCGACCCGATTGTGAAGGAAGCAAAAGCAACCGAAGATTCGGCCAAAAGTACGACGAAGGCGACCCGTGCGCGCCATTATCCCGTGTTGACGCTGACGGGTACCAAAGTTTTGGCGCAGAAAAACAAATATTCCAGCAACGATATGAATGACGGTGTCGGCATACGCGGAACTTTGAATGTATATTCATGGGGCGCCATCAATGCGGCGGTGCGGCGCGATAAAAACAGAGAGCAATACTACCATCATCGTTATTTCGAAAATCAGGAACGTCTGGGTAGTGACATCGGCAAACTCTATTTGACCGCATTGCGCGCGAAAGAAATCCTGCGTATCAACCGTCAGAGCTTGGTCCGACACAATAATCTTCTGAAAGATTTGAATATTATCGTGAAATACGATAGCGGCCGCCGTTCCGAACTCATTGAAGCGCGTGCGCGCCTGTTGCAGGTCGAATCATCCATCGCGCAACAACAACGCACGATGGAATTGGCGTTGAGCCGTTTGTCCCGCTACACCGGACGGCAGTTGACGGCAGAGGATTTGGAAGATCCGTTTGCCAACGACAGCGCGGAATCATTGGTCCGCCGTTTCAAAACAGCCGATAACAATACCAATCCTTCCTATCGGGCGCAGGTGGCAGAACGCGACAGCGTGAAGGCAGATTTGGACGTTTCCAAAGCAGAACGCCTGCCCGCCGTGAATCTGGAAGGTAATGCGAACCGCGACAACAGACAGCTTTATTTAAATGTGGCATGGAATGTCTTAGACGTTGCCGCGCGCCATAATGTGCAGAAAAATGCCGATGCCCTGATTGCCGCCGAATCGAAATCCGAGCAAATTATGCGCGACATCACCGAAAAAACCCAAACCGCCGAAATCGACATGCGCGAGAGCGAACGCCGTGCTGATATTGCCGCGCAACATATTGCCGCTCAAAAAGACGTGGTTAAAACTTACGAGCTGCAATTCAAAATCGCCCGCCGCACGCTGACCGACGTTTTGGGCGCATACAACGAATTGTCCAGCATTGAGCAGGAAAACATTTCGGCGCGCAACGACTTCCGCGATGCCGCGTTGGATTATCTGGCTGCGCAGGCGCAAATGGCGAATTGGGCAGGCTTGAAGCAATAA
- a CDS encoding type I secretion system permease/ATPase: MKAIIEHIVLVTRLLGAPVSEAALTAEVVRDKKLNVNYHSLVEVLRSHGFENTLSKRNLEDIPSLAVPVMIILHNEEAAVITNIEGSGRNRKYHIRQVDGLEQQLDHDQLSGLYLGYCWFIKPKMAADTRSELPEYHLPKAWFWKVIWRFRSYYYQVILATVIINFLALVSSLYVMNVYDRVIPNQAYETLWVLSIGVVLAILFEFAAKMIRGHLTDIAGKKADLIISSALFRRVMALRLADRPASSGSYANNLREFESVREFMTSASLLTLVDLPFLLLFIFVISIVGGKLALVPLAIIPIVVIVGFIVQRPLSRHINESMKESSQRSGLAVEAIEGIETLKTNNATSWAQQRWDEYTAKTSASSIKVKDTSNFMVNFAVAMQQLNTVFLVVVGTYLIHADNHAERITMGALIASVILSGRALAPLAQVAGLATRFQQAKLALRGVNDIVSRPIERSPERKYITLDNVQGNIAFENVTFKYKNESNNAVDELRINIRPGEKVGILGRIGSGKSTMLKLASGLYDTEKGNVTLDGVDMRQLDPNFLRNQVLLFSQSPRLFLGTLRENMDLARTDSYSTDQDLLTALKRFGLDQIIRNHPRGLDMPLGEDGLGLSGGQKQIIALARMTLRDPKVVLLDEPTTSLDQGTERMALNAIAHWGRNRTMLLVTHRPQVLQIVNRIIVMENGKVVMDGPRDLVLQKLMQNEQNKVKAAQQTQENQRPGEAAQA; the protein is encoded by the coding sequence ATGAAAGCAATCATTGAACATATTGTGTTGGTTACCCGTCTCTTAGGGGCGCCTGTGTCAGAAGCCGCGCTGACGGCAGAGGTGGTGCGGGATAAAAAACTCAATGTCAACTATCATTCCCTCGTCGAAGTCTTGCGCAGCCACGGCTTCGAAAACACATTGTCCAAGCGCAATCTGGAAGACATTCCATCGCTTGCCGTTCCTGTGATGATCATTCTTCACAATGAAGAGGCTGCCGTCATTACCAATATCGAAGGTTCGGGTCGGAACAGGAAATATCATATCCGTCAGGTAGATGGCTTGGAGCAGCAGCTTGATCATGACCAGCTTTCCGGTCTGTATCTGGGTTACTGCTGGTTTATCAAGCCCAAAATGGCGGCGGACACGCGTTCCGAACTGCCCGAATACCACCTCCCCAAAGCATGGTTTTGGAAAGTCATTTGGCGTTTTCGCAGCTATTACTATCAAGTGATTTTGGCGACTGTCATCATCAACTTCCTCGCCTTGGTCAGCTCGTTGTATGTCATGAATGTGTACGACCGCGTCATTCCCAACCAAGCCTATGAAACCCTGTGGGTTTTGAGTATTGGCGTTGTCCTCGCCATTTTGTTCGAATTTGCCGCCAAGATGATACGCGGCCATTTGACCGACATCGCCGGTAAAAAGGCCGACCTGATTATCAGCTCTGCCTTGTTCCGCCGCGTGATGGCATTGCGTCTCGCCGACCGTCCCGCTTCGTCCGGCTCATACGCCAACAACCTGCGCGAATTTGAATCCGTACGCGAATTCATGACCAGTGCGAGCCTGTTGACTTTGGTAGACTTACCTTTCCTGTTGCTGTTTATCTTTGTTATTTCTATAGTCGGCGGCAAATTGGCTTTGGTTCCTTTGGCGATTATTCCGATTGTCGTCATTGTCGGCTTCATCGTCCAGCGCCCCTTGTCGCGCCACATTAACGAATCCATGAAAGAAAGTTCGCAACGTTCAGGCCTTGCCGTAGAAGCCATTGAAGGCATCGAAACCCTGAAAACCAACAATGCGACTTCATGGGCGCAACAACGTTGGGACGAATACACCGCTAAAACCTCCGCTTCATCCATTAAAGTTAAAGATACCAGCAACTTCATGGTCAACTTCGCCGTTGCCATGCAGCAGCTCAATACTGTCTTTTTGGTCGTTGTCGGTACCTATCTGATTCATGCCGACAACCATGCGGAACGGATTACCATGGGTGCGTTGATTGCCTCCGTCATCCTGTCCGGTCGCGCATTGGCGCCGTTGGCTCAAGTTGCCGGCCTTGCTACCCGCTTCCAACAAGCGAAGCTGGCGTTAAGAGGCGTGAACGACATTGTTTCCCGTCCGATCGAACGCAGTCCCGAACGCAAATACATTACATTGGATAACGTTCAAGGCAATATCGCCTTTGAAAACGTAACGTTCAAATACAAAAACGAAAGCAACAACGCAGTTGACGAGTTGCGCATCAACATCCGACCCGGTGAAAAAGTCGGTATCCTCGGACGTATCGGCAGCGGTAAAAGTACCATGCTGAAGCTGGCGAGCGGTCTGTACGACACCGAAAAAGGCAACGTAACCCTCGACGGCGTCGATATGCGCCAACTTGATCCGAATTTCCTGCGTAACCAAGTCCTCCTGTTCAGCCAATCTCCACGCCTTTTCTTGGGAACATTGCGCGAAAACATGGATTTGGCGCGTACCGACAGTTATTCGACCGACCAAGACCTGCTGACTGCACTCAAACGTTTCGGTCTGGATCAAATCATCCGCAACCACCCCAGAGGCTTGGATATGCCTTTGGGTGAAGACGGCCTGGGTCTGTCCGGCGGTCAAAAACAAATCATCGCCCTCGCACGCATGACGCTGCGCGATCCCAAAGTGGTTCTTTTGGACGAGCCGACAACCAGCCTCGACCAAGGTACCGAACGCATGGCATTGAACGCGATCGCCCACTGGGGACGCAACCGCACCATGCTCTTGGTCACCCACCGTCCGCAAGTGCTGCAAATCGTTAACCGCATCATCGTAATGGAAAACGGCAAAGTCGTTATGGACGGCCCGCGCGATTTAGTCTTGCAAAAACTGATGCAAAACGAGCAAAACAAAGTCAAAGCAGCACAACAAACGCAGGAAAACCAACGTCCCGGCGAAGCGGCGCAAGCATGA
- a CDS encoding HlyD family type I secretion periplasmic adaptor subunit, producing MSENNVKSKDLHLINDLNAALQKEKHSGQFWVIILFFLLLVVFVVWAYNSTVEEVTRGNGNVIPSSREQVIQSLDAGVITQMMVKEGDLVEKDQILLKLDDTRSLAVLRESEAKVQNLEATIARLKAEAYGGKLTFPNSVSPELRRRETAAYNARRQAMTDAVQSLVQSKAALDREIAITAPMVAQGVMSEVELLKMRRESSDLTLQIAERRNRYRTDANNELVQSESELAQSKENMAMRADPVDRSQIRSPMRGIVKNIKINTIGGVVNPGEEIMQIVPVDDKLLVEAYIRPQDIAFVRAGQPALVKVSAYDYSIYGGLEGKVTLVGADTVSNSMQSRANDLKLDPNQVYYRVIVQTENNALKDKNGKDMPIIPGMVATVDIKTGEKTIFQYLIKPITRMKQALSER from the coding sequence ATGAGCGAAAACAACGTTAAATCCAAAGACCTGCATCTCATTAACGATTTGAATGCAGCCTTGCAAAAAGAAAAACACAGCGGCCAATTTTGGGTCATCATCCTGTTCTTCCTGCTGCTCGTCGTCTTTGTCGTATGGGCATACAACAGCACCGTTGAAGAAGTAACCCGCGGCAACGGCAACGTTATCCCCAGCAGCCGTGAACAAGTCATCCAAAGCCTGGACGCCGGTGTCATTACCCAAATGATGGTTAAAGAAGGCGATTTGGTCGAAAAAGACCAAATCCTGCTGAAGCTCGACGATACGCGCAGTCTTGCCGTATTGCGCGAGAGCGAGGCCAAAGTCCAAAACCTCGAGGCCACTATCGCCCGCCTGAAAGCCGAAGCTTACGGCGGCAAACTCACGTTCCCCAACAGCGTCAGCCCCGAACTCCGCCGCCGCGAAACCGCCGCATATAACGCCCGCCGCCAAGCCATGACCGATGCCGTACAAAGTCTGGTACAAAGCAAAGCGGCGCTTGATCGCGAAATCGCCATTACTGCGCCTATGGTGGCACAAGGCGTTATGTCCGAAGTCGAACTCCTCAAAATGCGCCGCGAATCCAGCGATCTGACCCTGCAAATTGCCGAACGCCGCAACCGTTACAGAACAGATGCCAACAACGAACTCGTGCAATCCGAATCCGAGTTGGCGCAATCCAAAGAAAACATGGCCATGCGCGCCGACCCGGTTGACCGCTCCCAAATCCGCTCCCCCATGCGCGGCATCGTCAAAAACATCAAAATCAATACCATCGGCGGCGTAGTCAACCCGGGCGAAGAAATCATGCAAATCGTCCCCGTTGACGACAAACTCCTTGTCGAAGCCTATATCCGTCCGCAAGACATCGCCTTCGTCCGCGCAGGACAGCCCGCACTGGTCAAAGTCAGCGCATATGACTACTCCATCTATGGCGGATTGGAAGGCAAAGTTACCCTTGTCGGCGCAGATACCGTCAGCAACTCCATGCAAAGCCGTGCCAACGATCTGAAGCTCGACCCCAACCAAGTTTACTACCGAGTCATCGTCCAAACTGAGAACAACGCCCTGAAAGACAAAAATGGTAAAGACATGCCGATTATTCCGGGCATGGTTGCCACAGTGGACATTAAAACCGGAGAAAAAACCATCTTCCAATACCTGATCAAACCGATTACCCGTATGAAACAGGCATTGAGCGAGCGTTAA